From Humisphaera borealis, the proteins below share one genomic window:
- a CDS encoding alkaline phosphatase family protein, protein MPSLQKTVVINAVGLTPSLIGPHTPRLNALADAGAVAPIGHVLPAVTTTVQSTYLTGKWPAEHGAVANGWYFRDECEVKFWKQSNRLVQSPKIWDIAKATHPGFTCANCFWWYAMYSRADYTVTPRPMYPADGRKLPDIWTNPPTLRDELQRELGQFPLFNFWGPATSIKATDWIAESAIRVDRKYDPTLTLVYLPHLDYVLQKVGPDQAIAAKDLRELDDVCGKLFDHFEKRSAKVIVLSEYGIEAVNKPIDINRVLRRAGLIAVRKEMGRELLDPGQSVAFAAADHQVAHVYVNDRSRVAEVKALLEDVDGIESVLDADGKRAHHVDHDRSGELVAVAERGAWFTYYYWLDDAREPDFARSVDIHRKPGYDPAELFLDPKVSMVKGRIALTLLRKKLGFRTMMKVIPTDATLVKGSHGRPPATPAEGPMFISRDKDLVPPGEIAPTAVRDLILRHVGINI, encoded by the coding sequence GTGCCATCGCTCCAGAAAACGGTCGTCATCAATGCCGTCGGCCTGACGCCGTCGCTCATCGGTCCTCATACGCCTCGGCTCAATGCACTCGCCGATGCCGGGGCGGTCGCGCCGATCGGGCATGTGTTGCCCGCCGTCACGACGACGGTGCAGTCGACCTACCTCACGGGGAAGTGGCCGGCGGAACACGGCGCGGTCGCCAACGGGTGGTACTTCCGCGACGAGTGCGAGGTGAAGTTCTGGAAGCAATCCAACCGCCTGGTGCAGTCGCCCAAGATCTGGGACATCGCCAAGGCAACGCACCCCGGCTTTACCTGTGCCAATTGCTTCTGGTGGTACGCGATGTACTCCCGTGCGGATTACACGGTGACGCCGCGACCCATGTATCCCGCCGACGGCCGGAAGCTGCCTGACATCTGGACCAATCCGCCGACCCTCCGGGATGAATTGCAGCGCGAGCTCGGCCAATTCCCGCTGTTCAACTTCTGGGGACCGGCAACCAGCATCAAGGCGACCGACTGGATTGCCGAGTCGGCGATTCGCGTCGACCGCAAGTATGACCCCACGCTCACGCTCGTCTACCTGCCGCACCTGGACTACGTGCTGCAGAAGGTCGGCCCGGATCAGGCAATCGCCGCCAAAGACCTTCGTGAACTCGACGATGTCTGCGGCAAGCTCTTCGACCATTTCGAGAAGCGCAGCGCGAAGGTGATCGTGCTGTCGGAGTATGGCATCGAGGCCGTGAACAAGCCGATCGACATCAACCGCGTGCTCCGCCGGGCCGGCCTGATCGCGGTCCGCAAGGAAATGGGGCGCGAACTGCTCGACCCCGGCCAGAGCGTGGCGTTCGCTGCCGCTGACCACCAGGTGGCCCATGTGTACGTCAACGACCGCTCCCGCGTCGCCGAGGTGAAGGCCTTGCTGGAAGACGTCGACGGCATTGAGTCCGTTCTCGATGCCGACGGCAAGCGGGCCCACCACGTCGATCACGACCGCAGCGGCGAACTCGTCGCCGTCGCGGAGCGCGGAGCCTGGTTCACCTATTACTACTGGCTCGACGACGCCCGGGAGCCGGACTTTGCCCGCAGTGTCGACATCCATCGCAAGCCCGGCTACGACCCGGCGGAACTGTTCCTCGACCCCAAGGTGTCGATGGTCAAGGGCCGCATCGCGCTGACGCTGCTGCGTAAGAAACTCGGCTTCCGCACGATGATGAAGGTGATCCCGACCGACGCCACCCTCGTCAAAGGAAGCCACGGCCGTCCGCCCGCAACGCCGGCCGAGGGGCCGATGTTCATCTCCCGCGACAAGGATCTGGTTCCGCCAGGCGAGATCGCACCGACGGCGGTCCGCGATCTCATCCTTCGGCATGTCGGGATTAACATTTGA